A region of Macaca thibetana thibetana isolate TM-01 chromosome 20, ASM2454274v1, whole genome shotgun sequence DNA encodes the following proteins:
- the HSBP1 gene encoding heat shock factor-binding protein 1: protein MAETDPKTVQDLTSVVQTLLQQMQDKFQTMSDQIIGRIDDMSSRIDDLEKNIADLMTQAGVEELEGENKIPATQKS from the exons ATGGCCGAGACTGACCCCAAGACCGTGCAGGACCTCACCTCGGTG GTGCAGACACTCCTGCAGCAGATGCAAGATAAATTTCAGACCATGTCTGACCAGATCATTGGGAGAA TTGATGATATGAGTAGTCGCATTGATGATCTGGAGAAGAACATCGCAGACCTCATGACACAGGCTGGGGTGGAGGAACTGGAAGGTGAAAACAAGATACCTGCCACACAAAAGAGTTGA